The genome window ATGCCATCTCTGTAAACGCTTTATTTTCGATCATGGTAATACCCCCATCGGTTTTTTCCATGGGGTGAATAACGACTTTTGGAGATGGTGAAAACGCTTTTCTGCCCAGCAGTTCTTTAAAGGCATGTTGAAAAAATTTTTCAGCAAGAATGAAATCACTGACCAATCCACGAGGATGAGAAAAAGGATTGATAGCCTCATTTCCATCAGACCTCATTAACTTGGCTTTATTACCTACTGCTGAGATGATTTCTTGACCCTTTTTATTCTTTTGGATAGATACCAAAGGCACTTCATCATATACCTCACCCGTTTGAATGTCGGTAACCTTAATCCGTTTCTCCCAAATCTGAACATAAAGAATGGAATCCATATTTCCAACAAAACTTTTAACCATTACAAGCTCTTCTCTTAGTCATTCAATAAGCAGCATCGGCGCTTATGCTTTAAACCAGTTCCTTTTTATCACTGGCTTTGTTTTTGAAGTTCTCTACCTGAAAGGTACTAGATATTTAAGTCCAGATACTTATGTCAAACGTAAGGCCTGACCCTCAATATTTTTGCGCCCTTTTTAGTAATTTTTTAGCTGTAACTTTTACGCAGACTATTCATTTCTTTTTTTAACTGAATCTTGAATTTTTCAGTTATTTCCAGAATCCTGGGAATATCGTTCATTTTAGCTGTTGGGTTTTCAAAAGTACCATCCCCTAATGATAAGCATTCGTCAATCATACTCTGTAGTTCGGAACTAAGTAGATGTTGGTGAGCAACAAATTTTTGATAATTAGATTTATCCATAAAAAATGTTGGTAACGTTTGATTAGCAGACACTATTACCGTATACATGGGGCCATAAAGTGCTGAAAGTTTCTTATCAATTAAAGCTTTCTTTTCCTTCTTAGATTCTCTGAACTCATAAAGGATAAAGTCTTTAAGCACCATAATTAAAATGGCAGTTATAGCACCAACTAATGCAGGAATAACTACTTTCCCTGAATCTGTTGATAAATATGATGTTAATGATTCAAGCATTCGAACCTCCATTTACATAACGCCCATAGCAGGCGCATTTATGTAGGTGATTGTTTTTAATGCCAGCGTAGCGCCCGGCATAAAAACGAGCACTGGAATAAATGTCGACCTGGCTATGTTTGTTAAGTATTGATGCTTCGGATGTATTCTTCATATATGCCATCGTCAACCTCAACGCCTCTATTACCACCATACAAGCGATCATTTTGATCTTTTCTTGGGCCCGATATCCAATAGTGATCGCCGGATTCAACCTCAAAGTAGTTGGCCTTGAAGCCGCTACCTTTTAGGCTTTGAAATTTCTGACCGCGATAATACAGAGTTTTCCCTGATTTTGAGAAATACACTCTTCCAATTCGAGCTTCCCCTTCT of Aestuariirhabdus haliotis contains these proteins:
- a CDS encoding rod shape-determining protein, yielding MVKSFVGNMDSILYVQIWEKRIKVTDIQTGEVYDEVPLVSIQKNKKGQEIISAVGNKAKLMRSDGNEAINPFSHPRGLVSDFILAEKFFQHAFKELLGRKAFSPSPKVVIHPMEKTDGGITMIENKAFTEMALGAGAREVVIHQGSVLGSSAFDFNKIKKDNEGNLPSYSRIKPDKEKYSMLVLWVSIAAMVFWLTNVS
- a CDS encoding 1-deoxy-D-xylulose-5-phosphate synthase; this encodes MSRHQGKQEERDFDGEELPSEFKLSRSKIMYVEDKSAGLEGEARIGRVYFSKSGKTLYYRGQKFQSLKGSGFKANYFEVESGDHYWISGPRKDQNDRLYGGNRGVEVDDGIYEEYIRSINT